The following proteins are co-located in the Pomacea canaliculata isolate SZHN2017 linkage group LG10, ASM307304v1, whole genome shotgun sequence genome:
- the LOC112574030 gene encoding LOW QUALITY PROTEIN: nuclear pore complex protein Nup155-like (The sequence of the model RefSeq protein was modified relative to this genomic sequence to represent the inferred CDS: deleted 2 bases in 1 codon): MASILGGGLPPLSLQDVLENSGRLVDKFLQDDRSYLDLSEQLQVHSHNQPNSSGLHDFDYPSLIEAGLGLEALPEVTSVKRLPLPPELTEQFDRMQCNCMMGLFPEIERAFLTIDSDIFVWKYEDGGDLAYFDGLNETILSVALIKPKPRIFQPHIQHLLCLATPVDIVLLGVSFSKFHDGEGGEGSRGEMHLLPEPLYSIPTDNTFITAITGTDQGRIFMAGKDGALYELIYQAEDGWFSRKCRKVCHSTSSLSFLVPSFLNFSFSQDDPLVQISIDNSRHILYGRTQKGSIQVYDLGQNGEGMSRVASISQHTILNSAALIARTVEKSNFKSIVHISAVTSDESANIHLIAVTQSGVRLYFTTSPFGSQCMSPSMLSLVHVRLPPGFSAGAITQRPTNVHTAYHSHGTLLLMSSQNEDSDMLWVINSDSFPFQKQLMETHTSLLVDGRTWTMGEIRRPEIKAQIPPGTVQRPDPPVVVTQHIEPARTFIILTAQGSHIMRKLRPVEQLRQLLIDCGGPDAEEVKAFFRLHKLDQACATCLVLACSRSPTEQQVADWARMAFFMYGGEAQYNFVSGSALQPATIGSTSFAGGNSLSSTVMFTPGGLSAMTPMPGIMPAHMSTPMAYSTPLHQATIGPVPGGVQEVIYSGKHNGIYIYLARILRPFWDTPVTVELSCQTPQGTTVYLTSNYSSEQLTEALELVRDLSDFVDFNSKFDAGGPSDLMSPAHIPARLRFGDGGLDEHTRKKLQAEAQRVEKISLQHVQELLHRVEEVLGLWRVLLDHQLHLLAAGLSQDQQNQLRSLTFKTLVLSGKEVCASLVTCLINRYLDDNATVDAISSRLREVCPSLYSMDDATCSKANELLQAARFIQDRNERRRHLQESLRLLKAVAQPLQLTVVCNQLAAVGHYTGIVELCLAEAKKCDPHDLAQHFYTQGEQPEDGQGMQAYIHRMECYKCITETLGYLWSAAATVPQSPSMPKTPGPPPQHDPSHMAIEQADQHREEVFQLCLKSTDMLFHSALYDWLFATNRLEKLLEIGTPYLEAYLKRRSTQSTDKVAALDLLWKHYEKNSNFMAAAHILAQLAQRHGTDLTLTRRLEYLSRAIMCAKSATTLSGTTHSGEFLHELEEKMEVARLQLQVQQALQRMRDGAKPLSHQADIRDAIEKLQADLHDITTLYEEFADRFDLWECKLAIVHCANLYDSALIENLWQNIISKELLIPGGIKSMDQLTSVSERLVSIMRNYVSAERYFPLAFIVRHLETHSCEIGIDLRWVFLAMLNIGVSPTRLLELYDRLFKSRDPFWQTVGQPLHLLAVLHSLLSYLAENPSRIPSSDRRRFNLVCLDAVASYLIELQANSSDSSVRRLIAQFKAVQAQLERM; this comes from the exons ATGGCATCCATTTTGGGAGGTGGGTTACCACCACTGTCCCTCCAGGATGTTTTGGAAAACTCAGGCCGCCTTGTAGATAAATTCTTACAAGATGATCGCAGCTACTTGGATTTGTCTGAACAACTGCAAGTCCATTCCCACA ACCAACCAAACTCAAGTGGTCTTCATGACTTCGACTACCCCAGTTTGATAGAAGCTGGTTTGGGACTAGAGGCTTTGCCTGAAGTCACCAGTGTCAAACGACTACCTCTTCCACCTGAACTCACAGAACAGTTTGATC GGATGCAGTGCAACTGCATGATGGGACTGTTTCCAGAAATAGAACGTGCCTTTCTCACCATTGACAGTGACATATTTGTGTGGAAATATGAAGATGG GGGTGACCTGGCCTACTTTGATGGGCTAAACGAAACTATTCTCAGTGTTGCCCTCATAAAACCCAAACCTA GGATATTTCAACCTCATATTCAGCACCTTTTGTGTCTGGCCACACCAGTCGATATTGTATTGCTTGGGGTCAGCTTCTCCAAGTTTCATGATG GTGAAGGGGGAGAAGGAAGTAGAGGTGAAATGCATCTTCTTCCCGAGCCGTTGTACTCCATTCCTACAGACAATACATTTATCACTGCAATCACTGGCACTGACCAGGGAAGAATATTTATGGCTGGGAAAGATGGAGCTCTGTACGAATTAATTTATCAG GCAGAAGATGGGTGGTTCAGTCGTAAATGTCGCAAGGTGTGCCATTCAACTAGTTCCCTGTCATTCCTGGTGCCCTCGTTTCTAAATTTCTCCTTCAGCCAAGATG ATCCTTTGGTTCAGATCAGCATAGACAACTCAAGACATATTTTGTATGGACGTACACAGAAGGGCAGCATACAG GTATATGACCTTGGTCAGAATGGAGAGGGCATGAGTCGTGTGGCATCTATTTCTCAACATACAATTCTTAACAGTGCTGCACTCATTGCTAG GACAGTGGAAAAATCTAACTTCAAATCTATTGTACATATCTCGGCTGTGACAAGTGATGAGTCTGCAAATATTCATCTGATTGCTGTGACACAATCAG GGGTGCGATTGTACTTCACTACATCACCTTTTGGCTCTCAGTGCATGTCGCCATCCATGTTAAGCCTTGTCCATGTGCGCTTGCCTCCAGGATTTTCAGCAGGTGCTATCACACAGAGGCCCACAAATGTCCATACGGCATATCACAGTCATG GTACATTGCTCCTCATGTCCAGTCAGAATGAGGACAGTGATATGCTGTGGGTCATCAACAGTGATTCTTTCCCCTTTCAGAAGCAGTTGATGGAAACCCAT ACATCTCTGCTGGTGGATGGCAGAACGTGGACCATGGGTGAGATTAGGAGACCTGAAATAAAAGCGCAAATACCACCAGGAACAGTGCAACGCCCTGATCCACCTGTGGTGGTAACCCAGCACATAGAGCCTGCACGCACTTTCATTATTCTCACAGCACAG GGCTCTCACATTATGCGGAAACTTCGACCAGTGGAGCAACTGCGGCAGCTTTTGATTGACTGTGGTGGTCCTGATGCTGAAGAGGTCAAAGCATTTTTCAGACTTCACAAG CTAGATCAAGCATGTGCTACTTGTTTGGTACTGGCCTGTTCACGTAGTCCCACAGAGCAGCAA GTTGCTGACTGGGCACGCATGGCTTTCTTTATGTACGGAGGGGAGGCTCAGTATAACTTT GTCTCAGGCTCTGCCCTTCAACCAGCTACCATTGGCTCAACATCTTTTGCTGGTG GCAATAGCCTAAGCAGCACTGTGATGTTCACTCCTGGTGGTCTGTCAGCCATGACTCCCATGCCAG GCATCATGCCTGCTCACATGTCTACACCCATGGCCTATAGTACACCACTTCATCAGGCAACCATTGGCCCTGTACCAGGTGGTGTTCAAGAGGTCATTTATTCTGGGAAACACAATGGCATCTATATTTACCTTGCTCGGATTCTCAG GCCTTTCTGGGACACACCTGTTACTGTGGAACTATCATGCCAGACACCCCAGGGGACGACAGTTTAT CTCACAAGCAACTACAGCAGTGAACAGCTGACAGAAGCCCTGGAGCTAGTTCGTGACTTGTCTGATTTTGTGGATTTTAACTCCAAGTTTGATGCTGGTGGTCCCTCAGATCT AATGTCTCCTGCACACATTCCTGCAAGACTTCGCTTTGGTGATGGAGGGCTAGATGAGCACACAAGAAAGAAACTTCAGG CTGAAGCTCAGCGTGTAGAAAAGATCTCCCTGCAACATGTTCAGGAACTGCTGCATCGTGTGGAGGAGGTATTGGGCCTGTGGCGTGTTCTGCTGGACCATCAGCTCCATTTGCTTGCTGCCGGGCTATCCCAG GATCAGCAAAACCAGCTGCGGTCACTCACTTTCAAAACGCTGGTTTTAAGTGGCAAAGAG GTATGTGCCTCCCTTGTTACCTGCCTTATCAACCGTTATCTGGATGACAATGCAACTGTGGATGCCATTAGCAGCCGCCTGCGGGAAGTCTGTCCATCTCTGTACAGTATGGATGATGCTACTTGCTCCAAG GCAAATGAGCTTCTGCAGGCAGCTCGTTTCATTCAAGATCGAAATGAACGGAGACGCCATCTCCAGGAGTCATTGCGG CTCCTGAAGGCAGTAGCACAACCCTTACAGTTGACTGTGGTTTGTAACCAGCTGGCAGCAGTAGGCCATTACACAGGCATTGTGGAGCTGTGTTTGGCAGAGGCTAAAAAGTGTGACCCACATGACCTTGCCCAGCATTTCTACACTCAAGGTGAACAGCCTGAGGATGGACAAGGCATGCAAGCATATATCCACAG AATGGAATGTTACAAGTGCATCACAGAGACACTTGGGTATCTGTGGAGTGCTGCTGCAACTGTCCCCCAATCTCCGTCTATGCCAAAGACGCCAGGTCCACCTCCTCAGCATGACCCCAGCCACATGGCCATTGAGCAAGCAGACCAGCAT AGAGAAGAAGTTTTTCAACTGTGTTTGAAGTCCACAGATATGCTTTTCCACTCTGCCTTGTATGACTGGCTTTTTGCCACCAATCGCTTGGAAAAATTATTAGAG ATTGGCACACCTTATCTTGAAGCCTACCTTAAGCGTCGATCGACACAGTCTACAGACAAGGTGGCTGCCTTGGATTTGCTGTGGAAACACTatgaaaaaaacagcaattttATGGCTGCAGCTCACATCCTGGCTCAACTGGCACAGCGTCATGG AACGGACCTGACACTGACCCGGCGTCTGGAGTACTTGTCACGTGCTATAATGTGTGCTAAGTCAGCAACAACTCTGAGTGGCACTACACACAGTGGGGAGTTTCTGCATGAACTGGAAGAGAAAATGGAA gtAGCGCGTCTGCAGCTGCAGGTGCAACAAGCTCTGCAACGAATGAGAGATGGTGCCAAACCCTTAAGCCATCAGGCTGATATTAGAGATGCCATTGAGAAGCTGCAAGCTGATCTTCATGACATCACAACG TTGTATGAAGAGTTTGCTGACCGCTTTGACCTTTGGGAGTGCAAGTTGGCTATTGTGCATTGTGCAAATCTTTATGACAGTGCTCTTATAGAAAACTTGTGGCAAAACATTATCTCTAAAG AATTATTAATTCCTGGAGGAATAAAATCAATGGACCAATTAACCAGTGTTAGTGAGCGACTTGTCAGCATAATGCGGAATTATGTCTCTGCCGAACGCTACTTTCCTCTTG CCTTCATAGTTCGACATCTAGAAACACATAGTTGCGAAATAGGCATTGATCTTCGCTGGGTCTTCCTTGCTATGCTGAATATTGGCGTCTCACCAACACGACTTCTGGAACTCTATGACAGACTTTTCAAGTCAAGG